A stretch of DNA from Streptomyces venezuelae:
CTCGACCACCTACCACTTCAAGACCCTCGACGAACTCCTGGTCGCGGCGCTGCGCCGGTCCAACGAGGGCTTCGCGGCGACGGTCGCGGCCCACCCGGCCCTGTCCGCCCCGGCCGGGGACCCGGCAGCGGACCTGGCCGGGGCGCTCGCCCGGCTGCTCGGCGAACTCCTCGCGGCCGACCGGGCCCGCGCGGAACTCGAGTACGAGCTGTACCTCGCGGCGCTGCGCCGCCCGGCGCTCCGCCCGGTGGCGGCGGAGTGGTGCGAGGCGATGGCCGGCGCCCTGGCGGACCACACGGACCCGGTCACGGCCCGCGCCCTGGTGGCGGTGATGGACGGCATCACCCTGCAGGTGCTGCTGACGGACGCGGAATACGACGAGGCGTACACCCGCGAGATCCTGTCCCGGGTACTCGGCACTCCGTAACCGCTCAGGGGGCGCCGCGGACCGCCGCGAGGGCGGCCGTGACGCTCGCCTCGATGTCCCGGACCGGGTACAGGACCTCCCGGACCGTCCGGTCCCGGCTCACCACCAGGGTCGCCCGCTTCAGCCGGCTCACCCCTGCCGCCCGGAACGTCGGCAGCCGCAGGGCCGCCGTCAGTGCCAGGTCCGCGTCCGAGAGCAGCGGGAAGCGGAGGCGTTCGTGTTCGGCGAACTCCCGCTGCTCGTCGGGGCGCTGGGTGGACACCCCGTGCACCGTCGCGCCCGCCGCCGTGAACTCCGCCAGCCGGTCCCGGTAGGTACAGGACTCCAGCGTGCAGCCCCGCGCCCCGGGGATGCCGGCCCAGCCGGGCGGGTAGGACTCGGCCCGGGCGTACGCGCCGGGAAAGCAGTACAGGACCGTGTACGCGGTGTCCGGTGCGACCGGGTCGCGCAGTTCGCCGAAACGGTCCGGCAGCAGCAGCTCCGGCAGCCGGGTGCCGCGCAGCGCATGCACGCGGGCCGCCTCCCGCGAGGCCTCGTCGGTGGTCGCCGTCATCTCTCCCTCTCCCAGGACCCAGGTGTCCCCCCAGTCCTGGAGGGCGACCAGGACCGGCAGCAGCGCCCGGCCGCGCGGGCTCAGCCGGTACGCGTGCCGCACCGGGCGCTCCTGGTACGGCTCCCGCACCAGCACCCCCGCCTCCACGAGCAGCTTCAGCCGCTCGGCGAGCACCTTCCGGGAGACTCCCAGCTCCCGCTGGAACTCCTCGAAGCGCTCCAGGCCGCGCGCTGCGTCGCGCACGATCAGCAGCGTCCACCAGTCGCCCACCACGTCCAGCGCCTGCGCGATGGAGCAGTCGGCGTCGCCGAGGTTCGTGCGCTGGGCCATGGGGACCTCCTTCGTCCGTTGACCCGAGGCTGTCATGCTGGCACAGTGAGTTCCCAAAAGGAACTGACTCGGGGATCAGTAGGGGGAGAGGCGCGTGCGCCAAGGGTTCAAGGACGTGCCGAGGGCGGTGTGGCTGCTTTCGGCCGGGGTGTTCGTCAACGCCGTGGTCAGCCTCACCTTCGTCTTCGTCTTCCTCTACCTGACCGGCCCGCGCGGCCTCGGAGCCGGCACCGCCGGCCTGATCACCGGCATCGGCGGCCTCGGCACGGTGGCCGGGAACTTCACCGGCGGCTGGTTCGGGGACCGCTACGGCCACCGCAGGGTGCTGCTCGCCGCCGCCGCGGTGGCCGGGCTGCTCCTGATGAGCCTTCCGCTGCTCGGCACCACCCTGCTGTTCGTCGTGCTGCCCGCCGCCGAGTACGCCACCGGGGTCATCCGCGCCGCGAATTCCGCCCTGGTCGCGGTGATCGTGCCGGCGGGCGCCCGGCGCCAGTCCTTCGCCGTCATCCGCTGCGTCTCCAACGGCGGCTTCGCGCTCGGCCCGCCGCTCGGCGCACTGGTCGCCACCGGGTTCTCGTACGACTGGCTGTTCGTCGCCGACGGGCTCGGCACCCTCTTTCTCGCCCTGTGGACCGCCCGGGTGGTCCCGGCGCGCGGTGCCGCACGGCCGGCCGCGGTCCCGGCCGGCGGGGGGAGCCGCGGCGGGGTGTGGCGGGAGCTCCGGGCCCGGCCCGCCGTCCTCGTCCTCCTCGCTGCCGTCCTCGTCGTGGACCTGGTCTACCGGCAGCAGTACTTCACCTTCCCGGTCTTCCTCGCCGACCACGGCCTCGACATCGGCGCCTTCGGGCTGATCATCGCGCTGAACGGCGCGATCATCCTGCTGCTCGAACTGCCGGCCGCCATGGCCCTCCGCAACCGCCCGCCACTGCGGATCGTCGGCACCGGGCTGCTCCTGGTCGGCGCCGGGTACGCGGCCCTGCTCGGCGGCGCGGGCGTGGCCACCGCCGTGGTCATGATGCTGCTGCTCAGCCTCGGCGAGATCCTGTACAAGACCACCGCCACCGCGTACGTCGCCGACCAGGCGCCCGAGCATGCGATCGGGCGGTTCCAGAGCCTGTACGCGGGGGTGTCCGTCAGCGGCGTGGTGCTCGGCGCCCCGCTCGGCGGAGCCCTCTACGCCGCCGCGCCGGGCCTGCTCTGGCCGCTGTGCGTGCTGGCGGCGGGCCTGGCCGGCACCGCCGTCCTGTACATGTCCGTACGGGACCGGCGGGGGGCGCGCTGCGCGGCGGGCGAGGCGGCGCGACACGCGGCAGGACCGGCACATGAGACCGGTTCGCAACCTCGGGCCGTCGCCGGTTAGGTTTCGGGCATGACAGCTACGCGTACCACCGGCGCCGTCGCCGCCGGACTTGCCACCATCACCCCCGACGGCACCGTCCTCGACACCTGGTTCCCCGCCCCCGAGCTGGTCGAAGAGGCCGGCCCGGCCGGCACCGAGCGCCTCACCGCCGAGCGGGCGGTCGAGCTCCTCGGCGCCGCCGCGGCCAAGGCCATCCGCTCGGACGCGGTCCGCGGCGTCGAGGTCGTAGCCGTCCGCACGGTCATCTCCTCCCTGGAGGACAAGCCGCTGGACGCGCACGACGCGTACCTGCGCCTGCACCTGCTGAGCCACCGCCTGGTCAAGCCGCACGGCCAGAGCCTGGACGGCGTGTTCGGCCTGCTGGCCAACGTCGCCTGGACCTCGCTGGGCCCGGTCGCCGTCGACCAGGTCGAGGCCGTCCGCCTCAACGCCCGCGCCGAGGGCCTGCACCTCCAGGTCACCTCGATCGACAAGTTCCCGCGGATGACGGACTACGTCGCCCCGAAGGGCGTACGCATCGCCGACGCCGACCGGGTCCGGCTGGGCGCGCACCTCGCCGAGGGCACCACCGTCATGCACGAGGGCTTCGTCAACTTCAACGCGGGCACCCTCGGCACCTCCATGGTCGAGGGCCGGATCTCTGCGGGCGTGGTGGTCGGCGACGGCTCCGACATCGGCGGCGGCGCCTCCACGATGGGCACCCTCTCGGGCGGCGGCAAGCAGATCATCTCGATCGGCGAGCGCACCCTCATCGGCGCCGAGGCGGGCGTCGGCATCGCGCTGGGCGACGAGTGCGTCGTCGAGGCCGGCCTGTACGTGACCGCGGGCACCCGCGTCACCCTCCCGGACGGCCAGATCGTCAAGGCCCTGGAGCTGTCCGGCGCCAACAACATCCTCTTCCGCCGCAACTCGGTGACCGGCGCGGTCGAGGCCCGCCCGTACAAGGCGACCTGGGGCGGCCTGAACGAGGTGCTCCACAGCCACAACTGACGCCGGCCCCCGGCTTCGGCTTCGGCTTCGGTACCGAAACGCCCTCCTGCCTCGGCAGGAGGGCGTTTTTCGCGTGGTCGGCAGGTGTCAACGCTGCGGGAAGGCGCGGATCAGGCCCGCGAAGGCCTCCTTCTCGGCTTCGGTGAGTTCCACCGACTCCATCGGGTGGGCGGAGGAGGTCCGCTGGGCCGGGATCACCGAGGGGCCCTCGAAGGCGGCCGGCTCGGCGGGGTGGGAGCGTCGGTTCCGCCGCAGGTGGCCGAGGCCCACGATCCCGACGAGGACGGCCCCGACCAGGATGGCCAGGCCGATGTCCTGAGCGAGGGAGAGGGAGGGGAACACGCGGTCCTCCGAACAGGAGTGTGGGCGGTGCAAGATCGTGCGTGGGGACACTCAACACCACAAATCGCCCGCTGAGTAGGGCTGTGTCCAGGATCACGCTCCGGACCCGGACCCGGCCCGGGCCGGCCCGGACCCCGCCCGGCCCGGAGCCCGGACAGGCCGAGGGCCCCGGCCGGGACGGCGGCCGGGGCCCTCTCTCCGCCCGTCGTGACTACGGGCGGAAGCGCAGCACCTGCGGGTCGTGGTCGCTGTTCTGGTCCGCGAACTCCGCGTTGATGTGGACGCTGTCGTAGCTGAAGCCCTTGATCGCCGGGCTGGTCAGGATCTGGTCCAGCACCTGCGAGTTGCCCTGGAAGACGTACGAGTAGCGCTCCGACTTCGGCAGCGAGTTGACCGCCGCGTACAGCGCCCCGCCGTCCGTCAGCGCCTTTGTCGTGTCCGAGAACTCGAAGTCGTTGATGTCGCCGAGGACGACCACGTTCGCGTTCTTCTGCGCCGCCAGGATCTGCTTGACGAAGCCGTTCACCGACTGCGCCTGCTGCAGCCGCTTGGCCTCGGAGGACCGTACCGGCGGCTGGTGGTGCGAGGTCAGGCTCTCGTCCCCGCCCTTGGAGCCGAAGTGGTTGGCGATCACGAAGACCGTCTTGCCGCGGAACACGAACTCGCCGGCCAGCGGCTTGCGGCTGTTCTCCCAGGCGGCGTTCGCCGGGTCGATACGACCGGGGGAGTGGGTGAGGGCGGCCTTGCCCTGCTCCTGCACCACGCCGGTCGCGGTCACCGCGTCACCCGGGGCGCGCTCGGTGAAGGAGACCCGCTCGGGGTTGTAGAGGAACACCTGGCGGATGTTGCCGCCGGGCTCGCCGCCGTCCTTGTTGTTCTCCGGGTCGACGGTGGTCCACCGGTAGGCGGGGCCGCCCGCGGCCTTGACGGCCTCGGTGAACTTGGTCAGGGTCTGGTTTGCCGAAACGATTCCGTCGTTCTTGGCGCCGGTGTCGTCCTGGATCTCCTCCAGGGCCAGCACGTCGGGCGAGGCCAGGTTCTCGACCACGGCCTTCGCCAGCGCGTCGAACTTCTCCTGGGGGTCGCTCGGGTCCAGGTTCTCGACGTTGTACGTCGCCACCGCGAGCTCGTTCGCGCTCTGCGCCTTGGTCTTCTCGCGCTGCAGGCCCTTGGACTGCACGGTGCCCATGGTGCGGGCGGCCAGCGTGTAGCCACCGAACTGGTTGAAGTCCAGGGGGCCCTCGGTGGTGCCGGTCAGCCGGTCGCCGACGTTCGCCACCGGGAAGGGCTGCTGGGCCAGCGGGGTGAGCTGCTGGATCATCAGCCGGCCGGTGTTCTGGGACTCGTACGAGCCGTAGAGGGTGCCGCCGCGGCGCGTGTTGTTCTCCCAGCCCTTCACGGTGACCCACAGGTCCGCGTACGGGGAGGTGGCGCCGACCACCCGGGAGGTGCCGATGCGGACGCTGGTGCCCTCGAGGGACTCGTAGTAGTCCAGCGCGTAGCGGGAGGGCTCCAGGGCGAGGCCGTTGATGCTGCCCGCGGCGGCCGGGTCGCCGGCCGGGGCGTACTCGGCGGGCACCGAGTACTCGTTGATGTGCACGGCCTCCGGCAGCGGGTTGCCCGAGGAGACCACGGTCACCGTGGGCTTGGAGATCTGGGTCACCGACTGGTTGCCGGAGTTCAGCCCGCCGGGGACGTACTCGCCCACCAGGCCGGAGACCTTGACGGCGTCGCCGACGGCGACGGTGGGGACCGAGCTGGTGAAGACGAAGACGCCTTCGCTGGTTGCGTCGTTGTCGTCGGCCTGCGGGTCCTGGATCCAGAAGCCGCGCGAACCGTAGGTCCGGACGCCGGTCACGATGCCTTCGACATCGGCGACCTGCTTGCCGACCAGGGGCGATATACGGGTGGTGCCCTGGATGTCGTGGATGCGTACCGGGTCGGCGGACGCGGCGCCTTCGGCCGCGTCGGCGGAACCCGCGAGCAGGCCGGTGGCGAGTGCGGACGCCACGACGGCCGCGACGGCGGCGGAACGGGTATGCGAGGAACGCATGGGCAGGACTCCGGAGGTGTGGATGAGGGAATGCGGAGTGGCGGTGCGATCTGTGAGAGATCTACGCGCGTCAATTTCCTGTCTGAGCAGCCCACTTGTCAAGGTCTCCAGGGAAGACGGCAGACGACTGTCGGATGAACCGACGTCATCGGCTCGTCAGGGGGGTCCGGAATGCGTCTACCCTGGACCGCTGTCGCGCCCACCTGCCGTTTGTTTTGCGAGGAGTGCCCCCCATGTCCGCAGAGTCGCATCCCCTGCTGCCGCCGGTACGGCTGCACTCCGAGGCGGAACTGGCCCGTGACGCCCTCGCGACCCCCCTGCTCTCCGCCGCCGTACGGCTGGCCCGCTGGGCCGGCCCCGGTACCCGGGTCGGCGCCGGCGGTGAACTCCTCGACGAGCAGCTGCCCGAGGCGGCCGGGCTGCTGGGGCTCGGTACGGACCCGGACGGCCCGGCGTACGCGAGCCAGGCCTGGCGGGTCGCCGTCGACGCCGGCCTGGTGGAGGTGACCGAGCCGGAGGACGTCGAACGGGACACCGACGAGGGCGGGTTCGCGAGCGCCGAGCCCGGCGAGGACCTGGCTCTGGTGACCGGCGGCACCCCCGGGGACGTACTGGACCTGTGGCTCGCGGCCCTCGATTCGGTCCTCGCGGACGCCGCGGTACCGGACCTGGAGGACCTGGTCGACGCCCTCGACGCGGGCGGCGAGATCGACTTCGAGCAGCTCGACTGGGACCCGCAGCGCGAGTCGGACTTCCTCGACGGGGTACTCGCCAACCTCTACCTGCTCACGGTCGCCGAGGGCGGGGCGGGCGAGGGGCCCGTGCCGCTGCCCGTGCTTGCGGCCTCCATGGTGGTGCCCGAGGACATGGGAGACCCCACCGAGGAGGTCCTGGAGCAGGTGTCCGACGCGATGATGCGGCTGGACGACCAGTTCCGGCAGCTGGAGCCGATCGGGCTGGTCGAGTTCCAGCCGGTGGACGAGGCGCTGATGGCGGAGGCCGACGACGAGGAGTTCGCCGAGCTCGGCGTTCCGGGCATCGCGGACGACGAGGACGTCTCCCGGTACGGGCTGGTCCGGCTCACTCCGCTCGGGCTGTACGGGATCCGGGCGCGGATGCAGGAGGCCGGGATCGAGGTCCCCGCCGTCGGTGATCTGGCGGACAAGGGTGCCGACGTGCTGCTCGATGCGGTGTCCGGGTTCTCCGAGGACACCGCGCAGGCGGAGATCGAGCTGTGGCTGGCGGCCGGGCGGGACCGGTCGGCCGCCGCCGCCGAGCTGCTGGCCGCGGCCCGGGGCGGGGACGCGGGCGGGCCGCTGCGCCGGCTGCGCTGCCAGCAGGCGCTGTCGCTGGCGGGCGGTCATGTGGGGGGCCATTCCGGTGCCGGTGCCGGTGCCGGTGCCGGTGCCGAGGTCGATGCCGGGGCCGAGGTCGAGCCGGTGGTGCGGGCCGTGCTCGACGATCCGGAGCTGGGCGGTCTGGCCCGGGTCTGGCTCGCCGAGCACGGCGCGGCCGGCATTCCCGCCCCGACCGAGACGATGGTCTTCTGGCTGACCCTGGACACCCTGGCCGCCCAGCTGGCGGCCGGCGGGGAGACGGACGAGCTGTCCGGACTGATGGCCAGCCTGACCGAGCGGCACAGCGGCTTCTTCGACACCGTGTGGCGGGTGGAACACCCGGCCACGGCCGAGGTGCTGGAGGCGATGGGCCGGCTGCACCCGGACCGGAAGGCCGCCAAGGAGGCCCGTAAGTCCGCGTTCAAGGCCCGGTCCAGGCACGCTTAACGCGCCGTTTATCAGCCGGAGTTGGCCATTCCGGCCACCTGCAAGGGGACGCCCGGCGGTCGTGGGGAATTCAGCGGCCGTTCACGTACGGGCGGGAAGGTGTGCGCCGACCGTACGACAGGCGCACCAACTCCCCACCTCTGGAGACCCGATGCCGCTTACCCGCAGAGACTTCGCCGCCCGTTCCGTCCTCGCCGGCGCGGGAGTCGCCCTCACCGGTACGGTCGGTGCCCTCGCCACCGCGCCGGGTGCCCTGGCGGCCGACGAGAGCAGTCTGCGCGACGAGCACGGCCGGCCCTGCGCACCGGGGTACGGCCCGCTGCTCCCCGATCCGGCGGGCCTGCTGGCCCTGCCGGCCGGCTTCTCGTACCGGGTGCTCACGCACAGCGGCGTCACCCGGCTGGAATCCGGCGAGTACACCCCCTCCAACCACGACGGCACCGCCGCCTTCGCCGGCCACCGCGGGGTGACGCTGCTGGTCAACAACCACGAGCTGAAGGGGGCGCGGTCCAACTGGG
This window harbors:
- a CDS encoding TetR/AcrR family transcriptional regulator, with the translated sequence MAGVRRYDPDRRERIIDAAIRVVGAKGIAGLSHRSVAAEADVPLGSTTYHFKTLDELLVAALRRSNEGFAATVAAHPALSAPAGDPAADLAGALARLLGELLAADRARAELEYELYLAALRRPALRPVAAEWCEAMAGALADHTDPVTARALVAVMDGITLQVLLTDAEYDEAYTREILSRVLGTP
- a CDS encoding winged helix-turn-helix transcriptional regulator, with the protein product MAQRTNLGDADCSIAQALDVVGDWWTLLIVRDAARGLERFEEFQRELGVSRKVLAERLKLLVEAGVLVREPYQERPVRHAYRLSPRGRALLPVLVALQDWGDTWVLGEGEMTATTDEASREAARVHALRGTRLPELLLPDRFGELRDPVAPDTAYTVLYCFPGAYARAESYPPGWAGIPGARGCTLESCTYRDRLAEFTAAGATVHGVSTQRPDEQREFAEHERLRFPLLSDADLALTAALRLPTFRAAGVSRLKRATLVVSRDRTVREVLYPVRDIEASVTAALAAVRGAP
- a CDS encoding MFS transporter produces the protein MRQGFKDVPRAVWLLSAGVFVNAVVSLTFVFVFLYLTGPRGLGAGTAGLITGIGGLGTVAGNFTGGWFGDRYGHRRVLLAAAAVAGLLLMSLPLLGTTLLFVVLPAAEYATGVIRAANSALVAVIVPAGARRQSFAVIRCVSNGGFALGPPLGALVATGFSYDWLFVADGLGTLFLALWTARVVPARGAARPAAVPAGGGSRGGVWRELRARPAVLVLLAAVLVVDLVYRQQYFTFPVFLADHGLDIGAFGLIIALNGAIILLLELPAAMALRNRPPLRIVGTGLLLVGAGYAALLGGAGVATAVVMMLLLSLGEILYKTTATAYVADQAPEHAIGRFQSLYAGVSVSGVVLGAPLGGALYAAAPGLLWPLCVLAAGLAGTAVLYMSVRDRRGARCAAGEAARHAAGPAHETGSQPRAVAG
- the dapD gene encoding 2,3,4,5-tetrahydropyridine-2,6-dicarboxylate N-succinyltransferase — encoded protein: MTATRTTGAVAAGLATITPDGTVLDTWFPAPELVEEAGPAGTERLTAERAVELLGAAAAKAIRSDAVRGVEVVAVRTVISSLEDKPLDAHDAYLRLHLLSHRLVKPHGQSLDGVFGLLANVAWTSLGPVAVDQVEAVRLNARAEGLHLQVTSIDKFPRMTDYVAPKGVRIADADRVRLGAHLAEGTTVMHEGFVNFNAGTLGTSMVEGRISAGVVVGDGSDIGGGASTMGTLSGGGKQIISIGERTLIGAEAGVGIALGDECVVEAGLYVTAGTRVTLPDGQIVKALELSGANNILFRRNSVTGAVEARPYKATWGGLNEVLHSHN
- a CDS encoding endonuclease/exonuclease/phosphatase family protein; this translates as MRSSHTRSAAVAAVVASALATGLLAGSADAAEGAASADPVRIHDIQGTTRISPLVGKQVADVEGIVTGVRTYGSRGFWIQDPQADDNDATSEGVFVFTSSVPTVAVGDAVKVSGLVGEYVPGGLNSGNQSVTQISKPTVTVVSSGNPLPEAVHINEYSVPAEYAPAGDPAAAGSINGLALEPSRYALDYYESLEGTSVRIGTSRVVGATSPYADLWVTVKGWENNTRRGGTLYGSYESQNTGRLMIQQLTPLAQQPFPVANVGDRLTGTTEGPLDFNQFGGYTLAARTMGTVQSKGLQREKTKAQSANELAVATYNVENLDPSDPQEKFDALAKAVVENLASPDVLALEEIQDDTGAKNDGIVSANQTLTKFTEAVKAAGGPAYRWTTVDPENNKDGGEPGGNIRQVFLYNPERVSFTERAPGDAVTATGVVQEQGKAALTHSPGRIDPANAAWENSRKPLAGEFVFRGKTVFVIANHFGSKGGDESLTSHHQPPVRSSEAKRLQQAQSVNGFVKQILAAQKNANVVVLGDINDFEFSDTTKALTDGGALYAAVNSLPKSERYSYVFQGNSQVLDQILTSPAIKGFSYDSVHINAEFADQNSDHDPQVLRFRP